One Equus caballus isolate H_3958 breed thoroughbred chromosome 14, TB-T2T, whole genome shotgun sequence DNA segment encodes these proteins:
- the CSF2 gene encoding granulocyte-macrophage colony-stimulating factor isoform X1 — translation MWLQNLLLLGTVVYSMPAPTRQPSPVTRPWQHVDAIKEALSLLNNSSDTAAIMNETVEVVSETFDAEELTCLQTRLKLYKQGLRGSLIKLEGPLTMMASHYKQHCPPTLETSCATQMITFKSFKKNLKDFLFEIPFDCWSQPRSKAGLPARS, via the exons ATGTGGCTGCAGAACCTGCTTCTTCTGGGCACTGTGGTTTACAGCATGCCCGCACCCACCCGCCAACCCAGCCCTGTCACTCGGCCCTGGCAGCATGTGGATGCCATCAAGGAGGCCCTGAGCCTTCTGAACAACAGTAGTGACACTGCTGCTATCATG AATGAAACAGTAGAAGTCGTCTCTGAAACGTTTGACGCCGAG GAGCTGACATGCCTGCAGACTCGCCTGAAGCTGTACAAACAGGGCTTGCGGGGCAGCCTCATCAAGCTCGAAGGCCCCTTGACCATGATGGCCAGCCACTACAAGCAGCACTGCCCCCCCACCCTG gaaacttccTGTGCAACCCAGATGATCACCTTCAAAAGTTTCAAAAAGAACCTGAAGGATTTTCTGTTTGAGATCCCGTTTGACTGCTGGAGCCAGCCCAGAAGTAAGGCAGGCCTTCCAGCTAGGAGCTAG